The region TGGCTATGACTGGAACACCAAACATCATGCTCTCCATTATCGAACTCCATCCACAATGACTAACAAACCCTCCAGTGCTCGAGTGACATAAGATTTTTGTCTGTGGAGCCCATCCCACCATGACAAGTCCTCTGTCCCCTGCCTTATCAAGAAACCCTAAGGGAAGTACCTCTTCAAGATTCATGTTTTCTCCGAAAGGAAATCTTACAACCCATATGAAGTTTAGCTTACTAAGCTCCAATCCATAAGCAATCTCTCGTATTTCATCCTTGGATAGAAAATACTCACTTCCAAAGGAAACAAAGACAACTGAAGACTCATCCTTCTTTTCCAGAAATTGGATTATCTCTGTACCATCATCTGTTTCTATTAGCTCATCTTGAACAAGTGGCCCTACAGGAATCGACTTCTTTTGAGACAAAACAGATATATAATCAATATATTTCCCTTCAATGTCTCTAAAAGTCCTGCGTAGAACTACTTTGGATTTCCTGCTAGCTTCCCATGCATGATTTATATCCTTTGTATCATCTGAGGAAGACTTCCATCTAGCATTTATCTTTTCAGTGAAGTATTTGTGAAAAGAAATTGGAAATGGGAAACTTACGGATAAACCGTAGTTGAACATGTGCTGTGAAAATGAAGAAAAAAATGTGGAGCTCATAAGAAACTGAACTGCTGGCACATTATTAGCCAAGGCAATATCAGCTGCCCATGGTTGATTGAAATCATATATCAGTATATCTGGTTTAACAGATACAAAGATTTTTAAGAACTCGGGGCTTGAGTTTTCGAAAGCTGTTTTTAGGGTAACCATGAGATGGGGTGGGAGGCCATTGGTTGTATGATAGTGTGGAGGAAGATCAGGCAGTGGCAGAATATTGAGTTCAACTAAATGTATTGAATTCGACCATTTCTCAGTCACATTTTTTCTGATGGAATTGAGGTTGATAGGAGTGGAACAAAGATAGATATTGAAATTCCTGGTGGCGAGTTTCTTGGCTAGGTCTAGAAAGGGAGAAATGTGACCATGGGCTAACCATGGTAGCATTAGAACACTAATGTTATCCATATTTCTAGTATCGATTGATTGTAGCTAGCTCTCTGTGTTGTTTTGCATCTTACACTATATATTGAGCCATGGAGGTGATACAAACACACTATATATAGAAGAAAGCCTGTTGCTGTATTGTATGTTGTCCGGCTCGCTCTCGAGTTATTGTTTGGTTGGTAGAAATTTTACTTTTCTGGGCTCTTAATACGTAGTATGTTGAAAATTCATTAGACAATGTTGGTCTATACAACCGTGTAAACGTAAGCTGATTGGAAATTGATGGTAGCTAATGTAAAAGGATGAAGATAGTTTACTCGTAAGGATAGGAACAAGCAGAAGATTAAAATTAGATGACTGCAGGTTGTTGTGTATTCAAACTTTAGAAAATTTGACTCGTTTAAGAGATTTGCTCCCAGCTACTTGCTTTTCTAGGAAAATGCTAGTATTATTTTATTTGTTgagataaattttaaattttacaTGTCATGGTTTCATTGTTTATACTTGGGTAGTTGCTGCATGAAGAACATTCTTCCTATTacaaaaaaaaaaataaagatCATCACAGATAAAAATACATTTTTATTCTAATTTTCACATCAAAAAATGTtttttatgaattaaaaataatctAAGAAAAAAATTATGATCAATATAACATTAGTAGTAATACACATAATTTGATTTGTTACAAAAATATATAGAATATTCTatattagatgattttatatCTCACTTGATTTTAAATTTTAGACAAGATTTTACATTATATTCGATATGATTAAACTTGGTCGATGTTAAATTTTATGATTCTAGTTTTAacaaatcattttaataaaaataaagtattttattaatattttgtaGGGTTATTTGCAAAATGAATCCACCTCATTTGGCTCAAATGCACTTCTTTATCTATAATTTATTTAACTGTATTTTACATTCTTTTACTATTTTCGATGCGACAAATTGCACTCTTTTTGTTAAATTTGTTAAACTTGTCGggggtattttagaaaattatgaTTAGATCATTATGTAAGCTttttaatcgtctaaatgataCTTTTCGAAAAAATTTAAAAAACGGAAATTGTAGAGAacgaatttttttttcaaaacaataacattcaaaattatcaaaaattgacgaatccaaaattaaataaattctatACTTAATGAatttaataaaaagaattataaaataaatatctcAATTTTGAATCTTTTTATTTTGAGAAGATCGTTTTATTCTCTACAACTTTCATTCTTTAAATGTTTTCAGAAtgtatcgtttagagggtcaaaaatcttaaataaagaactaaaaaaaatttaatattttaattttctaaaataccgCTGAAAATTTTAACAAAATTAACGAAAATGATGCAATTTATCGCGCCGAAAATAGTAAGAAGATAAAAGatacaattatataaaatatagGTAAAAAAATGCATTTTAATCCATGGATGCATTTTACAAGCATTCTATAAATAACTCTATTTTTTATTGTTGTTTATATTAGATGTGTTTGGTGGAGGGCAAGGCCTATTAAATGTAATGAATCATGTGCATTTGTCCATgtgggaacaatttttttaatacaaatttttttccaaacaaaccaaatataACCTATGATGTCCATCCTCAACCTCTCAGTGAAGTTCTTATAGCTATGTTTTGCCAAGGCCAAATGCGATGTTTTCATATGAATAtcaaaatcagaaaattcaaaaatTTCATATGAATATCAAAATCTTTCCAACCTTTTTCACCTTCTACAAAACAGTTAAAGCTCATTTCAATGGGATATTATAAACAAACATAATTCTGAGAACTTTTGCTTCCTGCGTCTTAAACAAAATGACACAAATTAATGAAAAATTCTGTAAATTGTACAAAAGACAAAATGGAACAGACATGTAAACTAATATATTGATCACAAATTGGTACTTTTATGTTAATCGTTTCTCTTaatttatatatacatatgtgtcataattttttttaaagctTAACATGTTTTAGTCAGCTCAAACATGCacaatttttattatttatcttCTTAAAGTCATTATCATTTAAGAGCCATAATTTTATCTTGGTAATGTTAGTTAGTTTAATTTGCAGTTAGTTTAATGTTAGCTGCTAAAAACtcaaatttcttgtagtgagtTTGATGACCGAGTACGTCAATCTGGCGATTAATTTTCATGAAAACTTCACCATCTTATCAACTATTCTAACATTTTGGAAGATGTAGTTTCGTCACCATTTTCTTTAATCTTCTCGCGCATTTCCTTTGCTTTCCTCCTTACTATCTCACCACTTCTCTCTAATACCACATTTCTTATCACTTTTGCAATCTCTTCTCTCTTGAACCTCCCATTCTCGTCTCTCTCGACTTCTTATCACAGCAACAGCATTATATGGTTGGT is a window of Apium graveolens cultivar Ventura chromosome 11, ASM990537v1, whole genome shotgun sequence DNA encoding:
- the LOC141696709 gene encoding UDP-glucosyltransferase 29-like, encoding MDNISVLMLPWLAHGHISPFLDLAKKLATRNFNIYLCSTPINLNSIRKNVTEKWSNSIHLVELNILPLPDLPPHYHTTNGLPPHLMVTLKTAFENSSPEFLKIFVSVKPDILIYDFNQPWAADIALANNVPAVQFLMSSTFFSSFSQHMFNYGLSVSFPFPISFHKYFTEKINARWKSSSDDTKDINHAWEASRKSKVVLRRTFRDIEGKYIDYISVLSQKKSIPVGPLVQDELIETDDGTEIIQFLEKKDESSVVFVSFGSEYFLSKDEIREIAYGLELSKLNFIWVVRFPFGENMNLEEVLPLGFLDKAGDRGLVMVGWAPQTKILCHSSTGGFVSHCGWSSIMESMMFGVPVIAMPMQIDQPFNALVVKEIGVGQEVERDENGRFKREEIAKAIRNVVLGRNSETVRRKAKEMSEKIKENGDKEIDEVVEELLKLCKEKKDEITSSKMF